One Acidiferrobacteraceae bacterium genomic window, GTAATACCGCCCCGGCGGCAACGCCGGGAGTTCCTCCTGTGACGGGTTCTGTGTGTCGGGCGCCATTCGGCGCCCGCTTTTTTTCGCATACCCGTCGCCGCGTCCAACGGCAACGGGTACCACCGTGACCGGGTCAGGCCGCCTTGCCGACGGCGCTGGCGTTGGGAACCTCGATCAGGGAGCCCGATTTCACGTCAAAGATGTATCCGTAGATTGCTACATCCTTCGGGACCAGTGGGTGGTGGCGAATCCGCTCGACATCCTCGGTCACGCTTTGATGCTGGTCGCGGATCGTCAGCCAGTCGATGTACTGGCCCTCGTGGGAGCCGGGTCCCTTGCCGGTATTGTGCCAGCCGCTGGCGTCCACGGTTGCCGTATCCAGGCTGCCGGCCAGGAGATCGCGCATGATCTCGTCCGTGAAGGTTTCCATTCCGCAGTCGGTATGGTGAATCACGAACCACTCGCGGGTTCCGAGCAGTTTGTGCGAGATCACCAGCGAACGGATGGCGTCGTCGCTGGCCCGTCCGCCAGCATTCCGGATTACGTGTGCGTCACCTTCGGCGAGGCCGGCGAACTTGTCCGGAAGCAGGCGCGCATCCATGCAGGTGAGAATGGCGAAATGCCGTCCAGGCGGCATGGGTAGATTCTTCTTGTCGCCGAAGTCCTTGGCATAGGCCTTGTTGGCTGCGAGTACTTCATCGAGGGTCTTGCTCATGGCGCTGTCCTCCTTTTGCGTGGGTTGGGTCGGAGAACCGGAAAGGCTGCCTATTATACGCCGGTGGCGAAGCGTGCCTGCGCCCGGGCGATAGAAGTTTTTGATGGTTACGCGGTTTTCACCGGGCCAATACTCATAAAAACCGTGGGTGCTTTCGGCTGTTCTATTGATGCCGGTTTCCATCCACGTATACTCACGGGCCATTCCCATTCCAGAAGAATACGAATCATGACTACGCGATCGTTCATACCGCCGCTGCGAACCCTGATGGGCCCGGGACCGTCGGACGTCCACCCGCGTGTGCTGGAGGCTATGGGCCGCCCAACCATCGGTCATCTGGATCCCGCCTTCGTCGGCATGATGGACGAATTGAAGGCGATGTTGCAGTACGCCTTCCAGACCGAAAATGCCCTCACGATCCCGGTCTCGGCACCGGGTTCCGCGGGCATGGAGACCTGCTTCGTAAACCTTGTGGAGCCCGGAGACAAGGTGGTCGTGTGCCAGAACGGTGTCTTCGGTGGTCGTATGAAGGAAAACGTGGAGCGCGCCGGCGGGACGGCCATCCTGGTGGAGGACGACTGGGGAAAGCCGGTGGACCCGGAGAAACTGGAACAGGCGCTGAAGGCAAATCCCGATACCAAGGTCGTTGCCTTCGTGCACGCGGAGACCTCAACTGGCGTGCAGTCGGATGCCGAGACCCTGTGCGAGATCGCGCGCAAATACGATTGTCTCACCATCGTCGATACCGTGACCTCGCTCGGCGGTACGCCGGTGCGGGTGGACCAATGGGGTATCGATGCGGTCTATTCGGGCACCCAGAAGTGCCTGTCCTGTACGCCGGGCCTGTCGCCCGTCAGCTTCAGCGAGCGCGCGGTGGAGACGATCAAGGCACGGAAACACAGGGTGCAGAGCTGGTTCCTCGATCTCAATCTGGTGATGGGTTACTGGGGCGGTGCGAGCAAGCGCGCCTATCATCACACGGCGCCGATCAACGCCTTGTATGGTTTGCACGAGGCGCTCGTGATGCTGCAGGAAGAAGGGCTGGAAAATTCCTGGGACCGACACGCCCGCAATCACATGGCCCTGCGCGCCGGCATCGAGGCCATGGGGCTGAGCTTCCTGGTCGATGAGCCGCATCGTCTTCCGCAACTCAATGCGGTTACCGTTCCCGAGGGTGTGGATGAGGCCGAGGTGCGCAGCCGCCTGCTCAAGGACTTCAATCTGGAGATCGGTGCGGGCCTCGGAACCCTGGCGGGCAAGATCTGGCGCATCGGCCTGATGGGTCATGCCAGCAATCCCAAGAATGTCATGTATTGCCTGGGTGCCCTGGAATCCGTGCTGACGGATATGAAGGCGCCAATCGCAACGGGTTCGGTTGCCGCGGCACAGCAGGCCGTCGCCGGCTGACATCCGGTTCAGACATGGACGGGCCGCGCATCACGACGGCGATTCCC contains:
- a CDS encoding carbonic anhydrase, with the protein product MSKTLDEVLAANKAYAKDFGDKKNLPMPPGRHFAILTCMDARLLPDKFAGLAEGDAHVIRNAGGRASDDAIRSLVISHKLLGTREWFVIHHTDCGMETFTDEIMRDLLAGSLDTATVDASGWHNTGKGPGSHEGQYIDWLTIRDQHQSVTEDVERIRHHPLVPKDVAIYGYIFDVKSGSLIEVPNASAVGKAA
- a CDS encoding alanine--glyoxylate aminotransferase family protein, with product MTTRSFIPPLRTLMGPGPSDVHPRVLEAMGRPTIGHLDPAFVGMMDELKAMLQYAFQTENALTIPVSAPGSAGMETCFVNLVEPGDKVVVCQNGVFGGRMKENVERAGGTAILVEDDWGKPVDPEKLEQALKANPDTKVVAFVHAETSTGVQSDAETLCEIARKYDCLTIVDTVTSLGGTPVRVDQWGIDAVYSGTQKCLSCTPGLSPVSFSERAVETIKARKHRVQSWFLDLNLVMGYWGGASKRAYHHTAPINALYGLHEALVMLQEEGLENSWDRHARNHMALRAGIEAMGLSFLVDEPHRLPQLNAVTVPEGVDEAEVRSRLLKDFNLEIGAGLGTLAGKIWRIGLMGHASNPKNVMYCLGALESVLTDMKAPIATGSVAAAQQAVAG